The following are from one region of the Mannheimia granulomatis genome:
- a CDS encoding MFS transporter encodes MSLEKLLLLRRFISTTAFFSMQSVFFFYLKGKGLDNAQIAFSLSLLLFCNQALAILAGIWGDRYGLAKMMLLGCLLDVIAYMLFLAADNYLILLMATTCFGLGSCLFGTNARACLLAIAGDEYAAKTRLQGKYLKVTSMSSMLAPLIIIPFIKFEMIETLIWICFILEAVLFAFMIKPFSSVEGVSGGVKFRLAQIKEIITKDFLFAHLMLFVPLSVASSYFIIFPYLFDKVLNAPEHSPIALFINGVLTVSLQSSFSRKINLTKKQLIWVSPLLALAIILPWFIAVEAATLTAAYIYTVIFTVVEVFALTAMANLLVKFDNGKNRGFIFGSSRLILSITTVITMNLVPVIFLV; translated from the coding sequence ATGTCTTTAGAAAAACTGTTACTTCTTCGCCGCTTTATTTCCACCACCGCATTTTTTTCAATGCAGAGTGTTTTTTTCTTTTATTTGAAAGGAAAAGGGTTAGATAACGCTCAAATTGCTTTTTCGCTTTCGTTATTGCTGTTTTGTAATCAAGCATTGGCGATTCTTGCGGGTATTTGGGGTGATCGTTATGGTTTGGCGAAAATGATGTTGTTGGGTTGTTTGTTAGATGTTATCGCCTATATGCTGTTTTTGGCTGCCGATAATTACCTGATCTTGCTGATGGCAACCACCTGTTTTGGTTTGGGGAGTTGTTTATTCGGCACCAACGCCAGAGCTTGTTTGTTAGCTATTGCCGGCGATGAATATGCTGCCAAAACGCGATTACAGGGAAAATATCTGAAAGTGACAAGTATGTCTTCCATGCTTGCTCCGCTTATCATTATTCCGTTTATAAAATTTGAGATGATTGAAACGTTAATTTGGATCTGCTTTATTTTAGAAGCCGTTTTATTTGCTTTTATGATAAAGCCTTTCTCTTCGGTAGAGGGGGTAAGTGGCGGTGTGAAATTTCGTTTGGCTCAAATTAAGGAAATCATTACTAAAGATTTTTTGTTTGCTCATTTAATGCTATTCGTGCCGCTGAGTGTGGCATCGTCTTATTTTATTATTTTCCCTTATTTGTTTGATAAGGTACTAAATGCCCCTGAGCATTCGCCGATTGCTTTGTTTATCAACGGTGTTTTAACTGTGAGTTTGCAATCTTCTTTTTCTCGTAAGATTAATTTAACGAAAAAACAGTTAATTTGGGTTTCACCTTTGCTCGCTCTGGCCATTATTTTACCTTGGTTTATTGCGGTAGAAGCAGCAACCTTAACTGCTGCTTATATTTACACTGTTATTTTTACCGTGGTAGAAGTCTTTGCTTTAACCGCAATGGCGAATTTATTGGTGAAATTTGACAACGGCAAAAACCGCGGTTTTATTTTTGGTTCATCCCGTTTGATTCTATCCATTACCACGGTAATTACAATGAATTTAGTGCCGGTGATTTTCTTGGTATGA
- a CDS encoding DUF5358 domain-containing protein, whose translation MLRKLLLLSTGFLTVACTTQETKIETAFPGEFANADYVLADADAKKWVIASEQAKQCIYPNLTRIQQEHFSKEDSYIFSQYVFFYPLEEIIGEQYVKIIQNDEKSMGYAQYLFKKLKTNETVEALPKKQCATLRANAKNDLAVVKGQYQSGMIEDEKAQEGKASGQKVATDDNKFFFDIIKWGSALLL comes from the coding sequence ATGTTAAGAAAACTATTATTACTTTCTACCGGCTTTTTAACGGTGGCTTGCACCACCCAAGAAACAAAAATAGAAACCGCATTTCCGGGCGAATTTGCCAATGCCGATTATGTGCTTGCAGACGCCGATGCAAAAAAATGGGTAATCGCAAGCGAACAAGCGAAACAATGTATTTACCCCAATTTAACCCGAATTCAGCAAGAGCATTTTTCAAAAGAAGATTCTTACATTTTCTCGCAATATGTGTTTTTCTATCCGCTTGAAGAGATCATTGGTGAGCAGTATGTAAAAATTATCCAAAATGATGAAAAATCAATGGGTTATGCTCAATATTTATTTAAAAAACTGAAAACCAATGAAACGGTTGAAGCACTACCGAAAAAACAATGTGCAACCTTGCGTGCTAACGCAAAAAATGATTTAGCGGTGGTGAAAGGACAATATCAAAGCGGAATGATTGAAGATGAAAAAGCTCAAGAAGGCAAAGCATCAGGCCAGAAAGTAGCCACCGATGATAACAAATTCTTCTTCGACATCATCAAATGGGGCAGTGCACTATTACTCTAA
- the mutS gene encoding DNA mismatch repair protein MutS, with amino-acid sequence MTQDFSTHTPMMQQYLQLKAQNADILLFYRMGDFYELFYDDAKKAAALLDISLTKRGQSAGEPIPMAGVPYHAVEGYLAKLVALGESVAICEQVGDPATSKGPVERKVVRIVTPGTVSDEALLPERQDNLVAAIYEEKGVFAIATLDMTSGRFLISELATKEALSAELQRVQPAEILYPEDFSAASILNNYKGLRRRPVWEFELVTAIQLLNRQFGTQSLAGFGVEKALVALCAAGCVLHYAQETQRTALPHINAIHLSQHSDTVLLDVATRRNLELTQNLAGGTENTLSDVLDKCVTPMGSRLLKRWIHQPIRDCAKLQERQQTIASLIKNQRIELLQPLLQQVGDMERILARVALRSARPRDLTRLRTALAQLPEIAKNSQNLTASLDKLLAQIADFGDLHALLERAIIDTPPQLIRDGGVIAEGYNAELDEWRQLSDGATQYLENLEIRERETTGIDTLKIGFNAVHGYYIQISQGQAHKAPIHYVRRQTLKNAERYIIPELKTYEDKVLKAKGASLALEKQLYDELFDLMMPRLGELQLAALVLSELDVLTNLAERADSLNYVCPTFSPTRGVNIKGGRHPVVEQVLKDPFIANPVFLNAQRHLLIVTGPNMGGKSTYMRQIALITLMAYIGSFVPAESAEIGPIDRIFTRIGASDDLASGRSTFMVEMTEMANILHQATDYSLVLIDEIGRGTSTYDGLSLAWACAEWLAKKTQSLTLFATHYFELTSLPNQLKGVANVHLDAMEHNDTIAFMHTVQEGAASKSYGLAVAALAGVPKQVIQLAKQRLAHLEEISQQTRQANEHPQADLLFTPDLQEIDEIPPLVTAESEVEKALKSIQPDELTPKQALDELYRLKKLLANT; translated from the coding sequence ATGACACAAGATTTTTCGACTCATACGCCAATGATGCAACAATATTTGCAACTTAAAGCTCAAAATGCGGACATTCTTCTTTTTTATCGAATGGGCGATTTTTACGAGCTTTTTTACGATGATGCAAAAAAAGCAGCTGCGTTGTTGGATATTTCTTTAACCAAGCGTGGGCAGTCGGCGGGTGAGCCGATTCCAATGGCAGGTGTGCCGTACCATGCGGTTGAGGGATATTTAGCGAAATTGGTTGCATTGGGGGAATCGGTAGCAATTTGTGAGCAAGTTGGCGACCCTGCCACCTCCAAAGGTCCGGTTGAGCGGAAAGTCGTGAGAATTGTAACCCCCGGCACGGTCAGCGATGAGGCTCTTTTACCTGAACGTCAAGACAATTTAGTGGCGGCAATTTATGAAGAAAAAGGCGTGTTTGCGATTGCCACCCTTGATATGACTTCGGGCAGATTTTTAATTAGTGAATTAGCAACGAAAGAGGCGTTATCGGCGGAACTGCAACGTGTGCAGCCTGCGGAAATTTTGTACCCTGAAGATTTCTCGGCAGCCTCAATTTTGAACAATTACAAAGGCTTACGCCGCCGTCCGGTGTGGGAATTTGAGCTCGTGACTGCTATTCAGCTGTTAAACCGCCAATTCGGTACACAAAGCCTTGCCGGATTCGGAGTGGAAAAAGCCCTTGTTGCCCTTTGTGCTGCGGGCTGTGTGCTACATTACGCACAAGAAACACAACGCACCGCCTTGCCACATATTAATGCAATTCACCTTTCCCAACACAGCGATACGGTGCTGTTAGATGTTGCCACCCGTCGCAATTTAGAACTTACCCAAAATCTTGCCGGTGGTACGGAAAACACGCTTTCTGATGTGTTGGATAAATGCGTGACCCCAATGGGAAGTCGTTTATTGAAACGTTGGATTCATCAACCGATTCGCGATTGTGCCAAATTGCAAGAAAGGCAGCAAACTATTGCTTCGCTCATTAAAAATCAGCGAATTGAGCTATTGCAGCCGTTATTACAACAAGTCGGCGATATGGAGCGAATCTTAGCTCGTGTCGCATTGCGTTCGGCACGTCCGCGAGATCTCACTCGTTTACGCACAGCGTTAGCTCAATTACCTGAAATTGCAAAAAATTCACAAAATTTAACCGCTAGTCTCGATAAATTATTGGCTCAAATTGCGGATTTTGGTGATCTACACGCTTTACTTGAGCGAGCAATTATTGACACGCCACCACAGTTGATTCGAGATGGTGGGGTGATTGCGGAAGGGTATAACGCTGAGTTGGACGAATGGCGACAGCTTTCAGACGGCGCCACGCAATATTTAGAGAATTTGGAAATTCGCGAGCGTGAAACCACCGGCATTGATACGCTGAAAATCGGTTTTAATGCGGTGCACGGCTACTATATTCAGATTTCCCAAGGGCAGGCTCACAAAGCCCCGATTCACTATGTTCGCCGTCAAACGCTTAAAAATGCCGAGCGGTATATTATTCCTGAGCTGAAAACCTATGAAGATAAGGTGCTGAAAGCCAAAGGGGCTTCGCTCGCACTTGAAAAACAGCTTTATGATGAGTTGTTTGATTTAATGATGCCGCGTTTGGGAGAATTACAGCTTGCCGCATTGGTGCTGTCAGAATTGGACGTACTGACTAATCTTGCTGAGCGAGCAGATAGCCTCAATTATGTTTGCCCGACTTTCAGCCCAACGCGTGGGGTGAATATTAAAGGCGGCAGACACCCAGTAGTTGAGCAGGTATTAAAAGATCCCTTTATTGCCAACCCGGTTTTCCTCAATGCTCAACGCCATTTGCTGATTGTTACCGGCCCGAATATGGGAGGTAAAAGTACCTATATGCGACAAATTGCCTTGATTACTTTAATGGCGTATATCGGCAGTTTTGTGCCGGCAGAGAGTGCGGAAATCGGCCCGATTGACCGTATTTTCACCCGGATTGGTGCAAGTGATGATCTTGCATCAGGGCGTTCGACTTTTATGGTGGAGATGACAGAAATGGCGAATATTCTTCACCAAGCAACCGACTATAGTCTCGTGCTAATTGATGAAATCGGGCGAGGGACTTCTACTTACGATGGCTTATCGCTTGCATGGGCGTGTGCGGAATGGTTAGCGAAGAAAACCCAATCTCTCACGCTTTTTGCCACTCACTATTTTGAATTAACCAGTCTTCCGAATCAGCTTAAAGGTGTGGCAAATGTGCATTTAGATGCAATGGAGCATAACGATACCATCGCCTTTATGCACACGGTGCAAGAGGGGGCGGCAAGCAAAAGTTATGGCTTGGCGGTAGCAGCGTTGGCGGGCGTGCCAAAACAGGTCATTCAACTTGCTAAGCAGCGCTTGGCTCATTTAGAGGAAATTTCTCAGCAAACCAGGCAAGCAAATGAACACCCACAGGCGGATTTACTTTTTACGCCTGATTTGCAAGAAATTGATGAAATTCCCCCGCTTGTAACGGCTGAAAGTGAGGTGGAAAAAGCCTTGAAATCCATTCAACCCGATGAGCTTACCCCAAAACAAGCATTGGATGAGCTGTATCGATTGAAGAAGTTGTTGGCAAATACATAA
- the mnmE gene encoding tRNA uridine-5-carboxymethylaminomethyl(34) synthesis GTPase MnmE, translating to MKDTIVAQATPIGRGGVGILRVSGPLAETVAEAVLGKKLQPRLANYLPFKDEDGTVLDQGIALFFKAPNSFTGEDVLELQGHGGQVILDLLIKRILQVNGIRIARAGEFSEQAFLNDKLDLAQAEAIADLIDATSEQAARSALKSLQGEFSNKINQLVDSVIYLRTYVEAAIDFPDEEIDFLADGKIESKLNEIINQLDGVRREAKQGSILREGMKVVIAGRPNAGKSSLLNALAGREAAIVTNIAGTTRDVLREHIHIDGMPLHIIDTAGLRDTGDEVERIGIKRAWDEIAQADHVLLMIDSTEQQADQFRSEWADFLEKLPKNIPVTVIRNKVDLSGESEGLIQVDDFTMIRLSAQTKVGIDLLRDHLKKSMGYQSSTEGGFLARRRHLQALETAATHLERGHVQLTQFFAGELLAEELRMVQNALSEITGQFTSDDLLGNIFSSFCIGK from the coding sequence ATGAAAGATACCATTGTTGCACAAGCAACACCGATTGGTCGCGGAGGCGTTGGCATTTTAAGGGTTTCCGGCCCATTAGCGGAAACCGTTGCCGAGGCAGTATTAGGTAAAAAACTACAGCCTCGCTTAGCAAATTACTTACCGTTTAAAGATGAAGACGGCACCGTGCTAGACCAAGGCATTGCATTATTTTTTAAAGCACCAAACTCTTTTACAGGCGAAGATGTATTGGAGCTACAAGGCCACGGTGGTCAAGTCATTTTAGATTTGCTGATAAAGCGAATTTTACAAGTTAATGGCATTCGCATTGCCCGTGCAGGTGAATTTTCCGAACAAGCTTTTTTAAATGATAAGCTCGATCTCGCTCAAGCAGAAGCAATTGCCGATTTAATTGATGCCACCAGCGAACAAGCGGCACGCTCAGCATTAAAATCACTACAAGGCGAGTTTTCCAATAAGATCAATCAGCTTGTAGATTCAGTTATTTACCTCCGTACCTATGTGGAAGCTGCTATTGATTTCCCTGATGAGGAAATCGACTTTTTAGCAGACGGTAAAATTGAGAGTAAATTAAATGAAATTATCAACCAATTAGACGGCGTTCGCCGTGAAGCAAAGCAAGGCTCAATTCTGCGTGAAGGAATGAAAGTAGTGATTGCCGGTCGCCCAAATGCCGGAAAATCCAGCCTTCTCAACGCCTTAGCCGGACGGGAAGCGGCAATCGTCACCAACATTGCCGGCACCACCCGTGATGTACTGCGTGAGCATATTCATATTGACGGAATGCCGTTGCATATTATTGATACTGCTGGGCTGCGTGATACCGGCGATGAAGTCGAACGCATCGGTATTAAACGAGCATGGGATGAAATCGCCCAAGCAGACCATGTGTTGCTAATGATTGATAGCACCGAACAACAAGCGGATCAATTCCGTAGCGAATGGGCGGATTTCTTAGAAAAACTGCCGAAAAATATCCCCGTAACTGTGATTCGCAATAAAGTGGATTTATCCGGCGAGTCGGAGGGCTTAATTCAGGTGGACGATTTCACCATGATTCGTCTTTCTGCTCAAACCAAAGTCGGCATTGATTTATTGCGTGATCATCTTAAAAAATCGATGGGCTACCAAAGCTCAACGGAAGGTGGATTCTTAGCTCGCCGACGCCATCTACAAGCATTAGAAACTGCTGCGACCCACTTAGAGCGAGGTCACGTTCAGCTTACCCAATTCTTCGCCGGCGAATTGCTGGCAGAGGAGCTGCGAATGGTGCAAAATGCGTTAAGTGAAATCACAGGGCAATTCACCTCAGATGATTTATTAGGTAACATCTTCAGTTCTTTCTGCATTGGTAAATAA
- the murI gene encoding glutamate racemase codes for MKPTILLYDSGMGGLTVYDEIRKVLPHAHYLYCFDNAFFPYSEKTESVLIQRAVKIVQKISEKQPLDMVVVACNTASTVVLPALREKFHLPIVGTVPAIKPAAEISKTKTIGLLATKGTVTRPYVSELIETYAKDCVVEKIGSTDLVEIVEEKQRTGKVNLQRLQAVVREWQNHPKLDTVILGCTHFPLVKEELRQLLPNIRHFVDPGIGIAKRVVSLLERESKAENNGFSNLKNTAFCTIEADDLDIKRKIMQQWGFNELSVLNI; via the coding sequence ATGAAACCAACAATTCTTCTTTATGATTCGGGCATGGGTGGCTTAACGGTTTATGATGAAATCCGTAAAGTATTACCTCATGCACATTATTTATATTGTTTTGATAATGCTTTTTTTCCCTATTCAGAAAAAACTGAATCAGTTCTTATTCAAAGAGCGGTTAAAATTGTGCAAAAAATTTCAGAAAAACAACCGCTTGATATGGTAGTAGTGGCTTGCAATACTGCAAGTACAGTAGTGCTTCCTGCATTGCGTGAAAAATTTCATTTACCGATTGTCGGAACAGTTCCCGCTATCAAGCCGGCTGCAGAAATATCAAAAACCAAAACAATAGGTTTGCTGGCGACTAAAGGTACGGTTACTCGCCCTTATGTATCTGAGTTAATAGAAACTTACGCGAAAGATTGTGTGGTTGAGAAAATAGGTTCTACCGATTTGGTGGAGATTGTAGAAGAAAAACAGAGAACGGGAAAGGTTAATTTGCAACGTTTGCAAGCTGTTGTACGGGAATGGCAAAATCATCCTAAGTTGGATACCGTTATTTTAGGCTGCACACATTTTCCATTAGTTAAAGAAGAATTACGGCAGTTATTACCTAATATTCGTCACTTTGTTGATCCAGGAATAGGCATTGCAAAGCGAGTAGTAAGTTTGTTGGAAAGAGAAAGTAAGGCTGAAAATAACGGTTTTTCAAATCTAAAAAATACAGCGTTTTGTACTATTGAAGCGGATGATTTAGATATTAAACGAAAAATTATGCAGCAATGGGGGTTTAATGAGCTTTCTGTGCTGAATATTTAG
- a CDS encoding protein disulfide oxidoreductase encodes MNQKKSLITRFLKNIFLYGSLFIILSFMADWYRSPSAPPQFEQKVLYDIHKQPNIIAQLSRGKPMLLYFWGSWCSYCKFVSPNIQKLSENGTEVLGVALKSGDDTAVRTYLNENSYTFATINDPNSEFSQGWGIQATPTILIIQDGKIRHYTTGYTSYLSLKMRLWISGLLP; translated from the coding sequence ATGAATCAGAAAAAATCACTCATTACCCGATTTCTCAAAAATATTTTTTTATACGGCAGTTTATTTATCATTCTCAGCTTTATGGCGGATTGGTACAGATCACCCTCAGCACCACCACAATTTGAGCAAAAAGTACTATACGATATTCACAAACAGCCGAACATTATTGCCCAATTAAGTCGCGGCAAACCAATGCTGCTCTATTTTTGGGGAAGTTGGTGCAGCTATTGCAAATTTGTATCGCCCAATATCCAAAAGCTATCCGAAAACGGTACTGAAGTGTTAGGAGTAGCACTTAAATCCGGTGATGATACCGCAGTGAGAACTTATCTAAACGAAAACAGTTATACATTTGCTACTATTAACGATCCGAACAGTGAATTTTCTCAAGGCTGGGGTATTCAAGCCACACCGACAATTTTAATTATCCAAGACGGTAAAATTCGCCACTATACTACAGGCTATACCAGCTACTTAAGTTTGAAAATGAGGCTTTGGATTTCAGGACTACTACCATAA
- the tilS gene encoding tRNA lysidine(34) synthetase TilS — translation MSLFHHFQTQCQTYLPNTNCFLVGLSGGMDSVALLHLFSRTSFKVRAIYIHHGLSPNADHWAEFCAQYCKRLNIPFILQKVDVDKSNGIENGARTARYQAFKQHLNENEVIATAHHLDDQAETFLLALKRGSGIKGLSAMQAVSFLQNFTVFRPLLNFSKAELAEYAAQHKLRWIEDESNADSRFDRNFLRNEILPKLNQRWQHFNEMVVRSAQHCSEQQALIEELLSDELQQRMGEKQQLSIVGFADFSLAKQQQLVRLWLEKCGVPMPSKAQLQAVIFELIFAKADKNPQFKMGDKVLRRYQQAIFITEELKAIPPFEMVLSTETEVELPYQLGKIIRHNQEIICKKNGKNNRLLLPIELADSSLSLIIGQQGKVKCYGNPHREEMKKIWQAYGVPAWERDRTPLIFWQDELITCLS, via the coding sequence ATGAGTCTATTCCACCACTTCCAAACACAATGCCAAACGTACCTGCCGAATACAAACTGTTTTCTGGTAGGCCTAAGTGGTGGAATGGATTCCGTAGCACTTCTTCACCTTTTCTCTCGTACCAGCTTTAAAGTTCGAGCAATTTATATCCACCACGGATTAAGCCCGAACGCTGATCATTGGGCAGAGTTTTGTGCACAATACTGCAAGCGGTTAAATATTCCTTTTATTTTGCAAAAAGTCGACGTGGATAAATCAAATGGCATTGAAAACGGTGCAAGAACCGCACGCTATCAAGCCTTTAAGCAACATTTAAACGAAAATGAAGTGATTGCTACCGCTCACCACTTAGATGACCAAGCGGAAACCTTTCTGCTTGCCCTTAAACGAGGCAGCGGCATTAAAGGCTTATCTGCAATGCAGGCGGTCAGTTTTTTGCAAAATTTTACCGTTTTTCGACCGCTATTAAACTTCAGCAAAGCAGAATTAGCCGAATATGCCGCCCAACATAAACTTAGGTGGATTGAAGATGAAAGCAATGCCGATAGCCGTTTCGACCGCAATTTTTTGCGAAATGAAATTCTGCCTAAGCTCAATCAACGTTGGCAACATTTTAACGAAATGGTGGTTCGTTCAGCTCAACATTGCAGTGAACAACAAGCCTTGATTGAAGAACTGTTAAGCGATGAACTCCAGCAAAGAATGGGAGAAAAACAGCAGTTATCCATCGTTGGTTTTGCCGATTTTTCACTCGCTAAACAGCAGCAACTTGTGCGTTTATGGTTAGAAAAATGCGGTGTGCCAATGCCGAGCAAAGCCCAATTACAAGCGGTTATTTTTGAGCTAATTTTTGCAAAAGCCGATAAAAACCCGCAATTTAAAATGGGTGACAAAGTGCTTAGACGTTATCAACAGGCGATTTTTATTACCGAAGAATTAAAAGCTATCCCACCTTTTGAAATGGTATTGAGTACAGAAACAGAGGTGGAATTGCCCTATCAGCTCGGCAAAATTATTCGCCATAATCAAGAGATAATCTGCAAAAAAAACGGAAAAAACAACCGCTTGTTATTACCGATTGAGCTTGCCGATTCCTCCCTTTCTCTCATTATCGGACAACAAGGTAAAGTAAAATGCTACGGCAACCCCCATCGGGAAGAGATGAAGAAAATTTGGCAAGCTTACGGTGTACCTGCTTGGGAGCGAGATCGCACACCGCTTATTTTCTGGCAAGATGAATTGATCACCTGCCTTTCCTAA
- a CDS encoding helix-hairpin-helix domain-containing protein translates to MKALKTLLALGVAMTVSATSLAESNNSLSTLKANATEQMNATKAATSEKAAAVKATVAEKANEAKANAVATKESLKNKAESMKDSAAEKTEAAKESMKAKTDSAKETVKAKMDSAKMATTEKAATARETLNSAKTTVTEKTNSVKATVAEKTGTVKKSQKVNINTASEEQLQSLAGIGEVKAKAIVEYRKKAGKIKNAAELANIPGVGDATIEKIAPYLTF, encoded by the coding sequence ATGAAAGCATTAAAAACATTATTAGCATTAGGTGTAGCAATGACAGTTTCAGCAACTTCATTGGCAGAAAGTAATAACTCATTATCAACACTTAAAGCAAATGCAACTGAACAAATGAATGCAACCAAAGCAGCCACTTCTGAAAAGGCTGCTGCAGTAAAAGCGACTGTAGCTGAAAAAGCTAATGAGGCTAAAGCGAACGCCGTTGCTACAAAAGAGAGCCTAAAAAACAAAGCTGAGTCAATGAAAGATTCTGCCGCTGAAAAAACAGAAGCAGCGAAAGAGAGTATGAAAGCAAAAACCGACTCGGCAAAAGAAACGGTAAAAGCCAAAATGGACTCAGCGAAAATGGCTACTACTGAAAAAGCAGCGACCGCACGTGAAACCTTAAATTCTGCCAAAACAACAGTAACTGAAAAAACAAATTCGGTAAAAGCAACCGTTGCAGAAAAAACCGGTACAGTAAAAAAATCACAAAAAGTAAATATCAATACGGCAAGCGAAGAACAACTGCAGTCATTAGCCGGTATTGGCGAAGTGAAAGCAAAAGCGATCGTGGAATATCGTAAAAAAGCCGGAAAAATTAAAAATGCGGCAGAACTTGCCAATATTCCGGGTGTTGGCGATGCAACTATTGAGAAAATTGCACCTTATTTAACATTCTAA
- the xerD gene encoding site-specific tyrosine recombinase XerD has translation MAELDPIIEQFLDSLWQEHGLSENTVASYRSDLERFSDYFTQPKAFLSVDHIDLQGFLGERLEQGYKATSSARMLSCLRKFFRFLYLESYRTDDPTLTLISPKKAAHLPKSLSEEQVMDLLDCPNTLDPIELRDKAMLELLYATGLRVTELVSLSTDNLSLKQGVVRIIGKGDKERLVPLGEEANYWIQEFFQYARPILLNNQQSDVVFPSRRGQQMTRQTFWHRIKYYASLAGIDGDKLSPHILRHAFATHLVNHGADLRVVQMLLGHSDLSTTQIYTQVAKARLKSIHKAFHPRG, from the coding sequence ATGGCTGAACTTGATCCTATTATTGAACAATTCCTTGATTCTCTATGGCAAGAGCATGGTTTGTCTGAAAATACCGTTGCTTCATATCGTTCGGATTTGGAACGTTTTTCTGACTATTTTACCCAACCTAAGGCTTTTCTGTCGGTAGATCATATTGATTTACAAGGCTTTCTTGGAGAGCGTTTAGAGCAAGGTTATAAAGCAACCAGTTCTGCTAGAATGTTGAGTTGTTTGAGAAAATTTTTCCGTTTTTTATATCTTGAAAGTTATCGTACAGATGATCCCACGCTTACCTTAATATCACCGAAAAAAGCTGCGCATTTGCCGAAATCATTGAGTGAGGAGCAGGTGATGGATTTATTGGATTGTCCGAATACTTTAGACCCTATTGAGTTGCGTGATAAAGCGATGTTAGAGCTACTCTATGCGACAGGTTTGCGTGTAACGGAATTAGTTTCGCTTTCAACAGATAATCTTAGTTTAAAGCAAGGTGTGGTTCGGATCATCGGTAAAGGGGATAAAGAACGTCTTGTTCCACTGGGTGAAGAGGCTAATTATTGGATACAGGAGTTTTTCCAATATGCTCGCCCTATATTACTGAACAATCAGCAGTCGGATGTTGTGTTTCCAAGCAGACGAGGGCAGCAGATGACAAGACAAACCTTTTGGCACCGTATTAAATATTACGCCAGCCTGGCAGGTATTGATGGTGATAAACTTTCGCCGCATATTCTACGTCATGCTTTTGCTACGCATTTAGTGAATCACGGAGCGGATTTGCGTGTGGTGCAAATGTTATTAGGACATAGTGATTTATCAACCACCCAAATTTACACTCAGGTAGCAAAAGCCCGTTTGAAATCGATCCACAAAGCCTTTCATCCGAGAGGTTAG
- a CDS encoding FKBP-type peptidyl-prolyl cis-trans isomerase, translating to MALDFNSVALDSVEAKGGYGIGLQIGQQLLGSGMDVNAEAVARGIYDVLNNNQPAIDLNEVTAALQELGQRAEAAQAEAFKAIDAENKAFLEENKKAKGVVVTESGLQYEILTEGTGEKPTATSTVRVHYTGSLIDGTVFDSSAKRGQPAEFPVNGVIRGWTEALQLMPVGSKWRLTIPQELAYGERGAGASIPPFATLIFEVELLDIL from the coding sequence ATGGCATTAGATTTCAATTCAGTTGCATTAGACTCAGTAGAAGCAAAAGGCGGTTACGGTATCGGCTTACAAATCGGGCAGCAACTTTTAGGCAGCGGTATGGATGTAAACGCAGAAGCTGTTGCACGCGGTATTTATGATGTATTAAACAACAACCAACCTGCTATCGACCTAAACGAAGTCACCGCAGCATTACAAGAATTGGGTCAGCGTGCAGAAGCCGCTCAAGCGGAAGCATTCAAAGCAATTGATGCGGAAAACAAAGCATTCTTAGAAGAAAACAAAAAAGCAAAAGGCGTTGTGGTAACCGAAAGCGGCTTACAATATGAAATTTTAACCGAAGGCACCGGTGAAAAACCAACTGCAACTTCAACCGTGCGCGTACACTACACAGGTTCATTAATTGACGGTACTGTATTTGACAGCTCAGCAAAACGTGGTCAGCCGGCAGAATTCCCGGTAAATGGTGTAATCCGTGGTTGGACAGAAGCGTTACAATTAATGCCGGTTGGTTCAAAATGGCGTTTAACCATTCCACAAGAGCTTGCTTACGGTGAGCGTGGTGCGGGTGCTTCAATTCCACCATTCGCAACCTTAATTTTTGAAGTAGAATTATTAGATATTCTATAA